The Pseudarthrobacter sulfonivorans genome includes a window with the following:
- the pntB gene encoding Re/Si-specific NAD(P)(+) transhydrogenase subunit beta: MTTDSLSAVTLAISGAAYIVAALLFILSLAGLSKHETARGGLTYGIAGMVIAMGATFGLVIRGADQLGIILLLGAVAIGAAVGLWRAAKVEMTGMPQFIALLHSFVGLAAVLIGWSGFLDSAHTSSDLVGIHRGEVFVGIFIGGVTFTGSIVAFLKLSARIKSAPLVLPGRNALNVGALVVFIALTAWFVITPSTWWVVAVTALALLLGWHLVASIGGGDMPVVVSMLNSYSGWAAAASGFLLNNDLLIVTGALVGSSGAYLSFIMCKAMNRSFISVIAGGFGIAAPTQGSEETGEHHEITAEETARLLADAKSVIITPGFGMAVAQAQYPVAELARSLRERGVDVRFGIHPVAGRLPGHMNVLLAEAKVPYDIVLEMDEVNDDFPETSVVLVIGANDTVNPSAAEDPSSPIAGMPVLKVWEAEEVIVFKRSMASGYAGVQNPLFFRDNTRMLFGDAKERVEEIVHALSGARVS; this comes from the coding sequence GCCGCCTACATTGTGGCCGCGCTGCTCTTCATCCTGAGCCTCGCCGGTCTCTCGAAGCACGAGACCGCCCGCGGCGGTCTCACGTACGGCATCGCAGGTATGGTCATCGCGATGGGTGCCACGTTTGGTCTGGTGATCCGGGGCGCAGATCAGCTCGGCATCATCCTTCTCCTCGGCGCCGTGGCAATCGGTGCCGCCGTCGGTCTGTGGCGCGCGGCCAAGGTCGAGATGACCGGGATGCCCCAGTTCATTGCCCTCTTACACTCCTTCGTTGGGCTGGCAGCGGTGCTCATCGGCTGGAGTGGCTTCCTCGACAGCGCCCACACCTCCTCCGACCTGGTCGGCATCCATCGCGGCGAGGTCTTCGTCGGCATTTTCATCGGTGGCGTAACGTTCACGGGCTCGATCGTCGCCTTCCTTAAGTTGTCGGCGCGCATCAAGTCCGCTCCACTCGTGCTTCCGGGCCGCAACGCGCTGAACGTTGGCGCGCTCGTGGTCTTCATCGCGCTAACGGCATGGTTCGTCATCACGCCGTCAACCTGGTGGGTCGTGGCCGTCACCGCGCTTGCGCTGCTGCTCGGGTGGCACCTGGTCGCGTCGATCGGTGGCGGCGACATGCCCGTCGTCGTCTCGATGCTGAACAGCTATTCCGGCTGGGCAGCGGCGGCGAGCGGCTTCCTGCTGAACAACGACCTGCTCATCGTCACCGGCGCGCTCGTGGGATCCTCAGGCGCCTACCTCAGCTTCATCATGTGCAAGGCGATGAACAGGTCGTTTATCTCGGTGATCGCGGGCGGATTCGGCATTGCCGCTCCGACCCAGGGCAGCGAGGAAACAGGCGAGCACCACGAGATTACCGCGGAAGAGACGGCGCGGCTGCTGGCCGATGCCAAGTCGGTCATCATCACACCCGGTTTCGGTATGGCTGTCGCGCAGGCGCAGTACCCCGTCGCGGAACTCGCGCGCTCACTCCGTGAACGTGGAGTCGATGTCAGATTTGGCATACATCCGGTTGCCGGCAGGCTCCCCGGACACATGAACGTGCTGCTCGCGGAGGCGAAGGTGCCGTACGACATCGTGCTTGAGATGGACGAGGTGAACGATGATTTCCCGGAGACCAGCGTTGTGCTGGTGATCGGCGCGAACGACACGGTGAATCCGTCTGCGGCGGAAGACCCGAGCAGCCCGATCGCCGGGATGCCGGTGCTGAAGGTATGGGAGGCCGAGGAGGTCATCGTGTTCAAGCGGTCCATGGCGTCGGGCTACGCCGGCGTCCAGAACCCGCTGTTCTTCCGGGACAACACTCGGATGCTGTTCGGCGATGCGAAGGAACGGGTGGAGGAGATTGTGCACGCTCTGAGTGGGGCACGCGTCTCCTGA
- a CDS encoding aldo/keto reductase, translated as MQAVTLNNGVEMPVLGFGVLQIPDDETEKAVLTALQAGYRLIDTAALYRNEEAVGRAIAKSGIPREELFVTTKVWVQNSGEHNTVRSFNSSLQRLGLDYVDLYLIHQPYGDYYSEWRAMQDLHQDGHAKAIGVSNFHPDRLVDLITHNEITPAVNQIETHPFYQRTEDQRIMKEHGVQIMSWGPFARGKNDLFTHPGLTSIAEAHGKSVAQVVLRWLNQRDVVVIPKSAKPERIAQNIQVFDFTLTDNEMAQIAQFDAGTSLFLDHRDPGMTAKLGSIRFS; from the coding sequence ATGCAGGCCGTGACCCTGAATAATGGCGTCGAAATGCCGGTCCTCGGGTTCGGTGTGCTGCAGATCCCCGACGACGAGACCGAGAAAGCAGTCCTGACCGCCCTGCAAGCAGGCTACCGTCTGATCGATACCGCCGCGCTCTACCGGAATGAGGAGGCCGTCGGCAGGGCCATCGCCAAGAGCGGGATCCCGCGGGAGGAGCTGTTCGTCACCACCAAGGTCTGGGTGCAGAACTCGGGCGAGCACAACACGGTCCGGTCCTTCAACAGCTCGCTCCAGCGCCTGGGACTCGACTACGTGGACCTTTACCTGATTCACCAGCCTTACGGTGACTACTACAGCGAGTGGCGGGCCATGCAGGACCTCCATCAGGACGGCCACGCTAAGGCAATCGGCGTGTCCAACTTCCACCCGGACCGCCTCGTGGACCTCATCACGCACAACGAGATCACCCCGGCCGTCAACCAGATCGAAACCCACCCGTTCTACCAGCGCACCGAAGACCAACGCATCATGAAGGAACACGGCGTGCAGATCATGTCCTGGGGGCCCTTCGCCCGAGGGAAAAATGACCTGTTTACCCACCCTGGACTCACATCGATTGCCGAGGCGCACGGCAAGTCCGTGGCGCAGGTGGTCCTCCGTTGGCTCAACCAGCGCGACGTCGTCGTGATCCCCAAATCCGCGAAACCTGAACGCATCGCGCAGAATATCCAGGTCTTCGACTTCACCCTCACCGACAACGAGATGGCCCAAATCGCACAGTTCGACGCCGGAACATCCCTGTTCCTCGACCACCGCGACCCTGGCATGACCGCCAAGCTCGGATCAATTCGCTTCAGCTGA
- a CDS encoding cysteine hydrolase family protein, translating to MSINVLDQQIALIVIDLQAGTVANPSAHPTGQIVARAGELLSAFRQREFLVVLATVDGTPAGRTHYGEGARQFPPEWNELLPELNRQPQDVVVVRRTWSAFAGTDLSSLLRERRVTQVVLAGMATSFGVESTARDAYDLGYTVTLAIDAMTDPNLDAHLSSVSRVFPALGQTGSASEIIALLESR from the coding sequence ATGTCGATAAATGTGCTTGACCAACAAATCGCCCTGATCGTGATCGACTTGCAGGCCGGAACTGTCGCCAACCCTTCGGCGCATCCCACCGGCCAGATCGTTGCCCGGGCAGGTGAACTGCTGTCAGCCTTCCGTCAACGCGAATTCCTCGTGGTGCTGGCTACGGTTGACGGAACGCCGGCAGGCCGTACCCACTACGGCGAAGGTGCGCGTCAGTTCCCACCCGAGTGGAACGAACTCCTGCCCGAGCTCAACCGGCAGCCCCAGGACGTCGTCGTCGTCCGACGGACCTGGAGCGCGTTCGCAGGTACCGATCTCTCATCGCTATTGAGGGAACGTCGTGTTACCCAGGTCGTTCTCGCAGGGATGGCGACCAGTTTCGGTGTGGAGTCGACGGCCCGCGACGCGTACGACCTTGGCTATACAGTGACCTTGGCGATCGACGCCATGACGGATCCGAACCTGGATGCCCACCTCAGCAGTGTCAGCCGTGTCTTTCCCGCTCTAGGGCAGACTGGTTCAGCGTCGGAGATTATCGCCCTGCTTGAAAGTCGCTGA